In Actinomycetota bacterium, the sequence ATCGGACCCGATCGCGGTCGTGACTCCGTTGGTCACCGTCCCGCTCCAGACGTCTATCCACTGGTACGACAGGCTGGTCACGGCGGCCGGCCAGGGCAAGTACCCGTTGTTCTTCAGGGTGACCGGCAGGTTGATCGTCGAGCCCTTGACGACGGTCGAGAGCTCGGAGGACTCGAAGCCGGAGACGAACGCGGATATGTACGGGTCGGTGTATAGATACTTGGCGAGCTTGCGTTTCATCCCGCCCTCTATCAGGTAGACCGAATCCGGGTCGGCCGCGTTCCTCACGATCGCGCCGTTCGGGTGCGTCGCCGAGGATGAGACCGGGGCTCCTTCGGTGTAGGAGCTAAGCTCGCCATCCGATACGGTCATGATATCTTCCCATCTGTACCCCAGGGAGTTGAAAATCGCGGCTGAAGTGATTGCCCGTCTGGCCGGCGACGAACCGTTGATGTCCGTCACATAAATGACGGAAGAGCCGCCTTTTACCAGGGTTCCGGCCCGCATCGGGAAGACCGCCCCGGTCGCGTAGATAGCCATCTCGGAATCGGAGACAGTAAAGATCCTGTCCCAGCGGAAATCGTTGGCGATAAAGGAGGCATAAGAAACCGGCCTCTTCTGTAGATTATCCAAGACACAAACCGCCGGTGAAGTAGACGTTTTGATAAGGGCACCGTTGGCGTGGACGCCGGGCGTGACGGACGACCCGACGATATACCCGTTTATGTCGGCGTCGCTCAAAGTGATTATGTCCGACCAGTTATAACCAAGATCGTCGAAGACGGCCGCGCTTGGAAAAACTCTCCGGAAATAGAGGCCGCTTAGGTATTCCGTCACGTAAACGCTCGACGAACTGCCTTTCACCAGCGTGCCGGCACGGAAACGAACATCGCTGCCGCCGGTGTAACCAGACAGCTCCGCCGCTCCAACGGAGACGACCGGTTCGTCGCCATACTCCATCGGCGGCAATACGGTTACGGGAATATCGAGCGTCTTACAAAAAAAGGTGCTGAACAGGCCGACGCCTTCGTGCAACAGATCGTATTTCAGGAGGTATTCCCCGGGCTCGACCGGCGCCACGACCTGAACATTCGCGAAGATCTGTGAATTGAAAGGAGCGTCGGCCGGCAGTCTCACCTTCGGAGTCGGTACGCTGTCAAAGACTGCCCCCGTGCTCCGGTTCTGCCAGTGGGAAGTCACATAGACGGGATTAGCGCCCCCTGTTCTCCAGGTCAAGGTACCTTTATTTTGTAATCTAATCGTCGCGTTGTAGGTCCGGCCGCCGATCATCCGGTCGGGAGTATCGATATCGCCCTGGTTGACCGCGTAGGCGCAGCTGTTGTCCCCGTCCGGCCAATTATACGCCGGGATGCGCCCGTACCAATCCCACGGAACGGCGTGCAGGGGTTCCCTGACGACGCCGCGGCGGCTGCTGGCGTGGATGACCTCGCCGTTGCCGATATATAGGCCGACGTGGTAGCCCGTCGGGAACTCGTAGCCGGGCCTTGTCTCGTAGCCTTGCCAGACGGTATCGCCCGGCAATAACTCCGCTTCTGAAATGGGATACGCGACAAAATCAAGGATGGAGTTGCTGATATAGACGCCGGCATGTGAATAAGCCATATAACATAAGCCCGAGCAGTCATAATAATTGGGACCGAGCCGTTTATCCAGATCCATTGAATAAGGCTTGCCGACTTGGGCCATAGCGAAATAGACAATCTGTGCCCTTGCTTCATAACCGCTTGCCAAGGCGGGCGCGGCCGGCAGCAACGCGAAAAGCGCCGCGACAACGAGGCCGAAAACAAACCGTCTCATCATGCGGACAGGTTCTCTTGTTCGCTTGGCGACGTTATTCCAGAGCCGCTCCGTTGCCATAGCCTCCCAGTTCCGAATCGGGGACCACATAGAGGTCGGCAAAGTTCAAGCCTAAGGCGTAGAAAGCCGTGATGGAGTTGATCGGGCGTTTCTCGTATGTGCCGCCGGCGTTTATGTCGGAGACGTAGACGGTCGAGGAACTCCCCTTGATGAGGGCGCCCGGGGCGGCCTGCAGGGTCGGTCCGAGCGCGTAGCCGTTCATCTCGGCGGTCGAGATGGTGACCACGCGGTCCCACCTGAGCGCATTGGAGTTAAACGTCGCGGCGGACGCGACCGCGCGTTTCGCCCCGGCCTCCAACAAAAACACGGCCGGGTCGCCGGCCGTCTTGACGAGCATGCCGTTGGGGTGCTTGGCCGCGCTGTCTAAAGAGGGGCCGTTTATGTAACTGGCCACCTCGACGTCGGAGAGCTGGCGCACGTCCTCCCAGCGAAGCCCCAAGGATGTGAAGACGGCGGCCGAGCCGATGGCCCGCTTGGTCTGATCCCCGCCGGAGAAGTCGCTTATGTAGACGGCCGGAGAGCTGCCCTTGATGAGCGTGCCGGGACGGGCCTGACAGAGCTCTCCCGTCGTGTATTGGGCAAGTTCGGTCGCGGTCACGGTGTGGATGCGGTCCCAGCGGAAACCGTTGGAGGAGAAGACGGTGCCGGAGGTCACGGGCCGCTTCTTCCCCTGGTCGATGAGATACACGTCGGGGGCGGAGGCCGTCTTGACGAGCCTGCCGTCGGGATACTTGGGACGGGCGGTCGTGGTCGCGTAGTAGGCGGCGGGAGAACCCGAGGCGCTTAACCAGCCGCCGTCTTTCAGGACGTCCCATTTCAAGACGTAGGCGCCGGTGGCCGCGGGGGCGACGACGCTGGCGGTCAAGGTCGCGCTGGCGCCGGATTGTAAGTCGGACCCGATCGCGGTCGTGGTTCCGTTGGTCACGGTCCCGCTCCAGACCTCGATCCACTGGTATGACAGGCTGGTCGCGGCGGCCGGCCAGGGCAAGTACCCGTTGTTCTTCAGGGTGACCGGCAGGTTGATCGTCGAGCCCTTGACGACGGTCGTAAGCTCGGAGGATTCGAAGCCTGACACGAATGCCGAGACGTAAGGGTCGGTGTAGAGATACTTGCCTAGCTTGCGTTTATACCCGTTCTCGATCAGGTAGACCGAATCGGGGTCGGCCGCGTTCTTCACGATCGCGCCGTTCGGGTGCGTCGCCGAAGACGAGACCGGGGTCCCCTCGGTGTAAGTGGCCAGGTAAGCGTCGGAGACGGTCAGGACGTCCTCCCACCTGAAACCGAGCGCGGTGAAGACCGAAGCCGAGGTTACGGCCCGGCGCTGCGGGGCCCCGCTGTCGATGTCCACAACATAGATGGACGAGCCGCCGCCCTTGATGACCTTGCCGGAGGGCAGATAGACCGGATTTCCCGCCGTGTACATATTGGCCATCTCCGAATCCGAGATGGTCTCGATGCGGTCCCAGCGGAAGCCGTTGGCCTCAAAGACCGTCGCCGAGGCGATAGCTCGTTTTAAAGCGCCGCCGGCGCTATCCTCGATGAAATATATGGTCGACAGAGACGCTGTTTTGACCAGCGAGCCGCTCGGGTGCGCGGCCGTCGAGACTGCCGACCCGGTAGTGTAGGCGCCCAGATCGGCCGCCGACAGATAGACAAGGTCTTCCATATGATATCCGAGCGTGTTGAAGTCGGTCATGTTGTTGAAGGCGCGCTTAAAGTAGATGCCTCCTCTGAATTCGGTGACGTAAATCGTAGTGTCGGGAGCAGGCCCCTTAATGAGCGTGCCGGGGCGGAAATGGAATATAGCCGGGCTGCCGTCAACCAGGGCGATGTCCCCGGATGTCGCGGCGCCGAACTTTGTTTGGTCATAATGCGTCTTGGTGACCGAAGACGGAATACTGAGCGTGGGTATCCAGCGGTGGGAGAACCACAGAATGCCCTGCCTTGACATATCGAAAACAAGTTTATAGTTACCGGAGCCCTGGGGCGCGGTTACGCGCGCCTTCAGGAAAGCGGTTTGTCCGGGATATAGGTCGGACGGCAACCAGGCCGCCGCGTTGCCCGCGCCAACCATTGCCCCGTTTTGCGTCCAGTAATATCCCAGGTAGAAGGGGTTGGCGCCGCCCGCGTTCCAGCCGAACTGGCCGTAGTTGGTAACCTGTACCACCAGTTCGTAGGTTTGGCGAGCTTCGAAAACCTCGGGCGAGGCGTCGTTTATGGTCCTTGACTCAATCAACTTATAGGTCGCGTCATAGTCACCGTAAGTCGGCGGGAACGGATAGTTGCTGAAACCGGGCCAGCCGTAACTCGACCAGCCTGACGCGAAGCTATTCATGATGTCGGCAATCGTATAACGCCACGTTTGGCTGGTTGCGTAGTTTACATTCATGCCCTGGAGAGTCGGGCCGTATTGGGTATAGTAACCGCCGCCGGGCGTCAGATAATCGCGCGATATCCAATAGGACACCTTGTCTATGCAATCCTGATAGCTCGTGAAATGATAAGCGCCGCCCACCGGGTCCGAATCGTACGCGCCATAACCATATATGTTGTAAGGAGCGATTTGATCGTTACCCCAGGCAGATTCAACCATCGCATGGGCCATAAGGTAAACCGGATCGATATTGTTGCTCAAACCGGCGTTTACCCAAAGCTGCCCGACACTGGTACCGCCATTGTTCTCGGGCAAAAGAGGACTCTCCGGATGCACGTGACGAACGAAGTCGTCCAGCTGCGCGCCGCTCACGCCAGGATTATGACGCAGAATCGTCAGCGTCGTGTACTGGTTGGCCGCACCGGCCGCACCGCCGGTAAAGGCCAGCAAGACCGCGGCGAGAATCGCTATTAGTATTGTTTTCCCGAAGAAGCCCTTGGTCACTTTCAATCCCCTATTTCAACTTGAAGGTCGACGCCAGTTCGGTAAAATAGCCGGCAAATTTTTCGTAAGATCCGGCTTCCGCCGTGTATTCCAAGGCGTAGCCCGCCTCGTCCTTCAACGAGTAAACAACCTTTTTACGCAGCTCCCCGGTCAACGGCGCGTCTTCACCGACCGCCGCAAAACTCCAAACGACCTCAAGCGCCGGATGGCCGTCGATTATTATTTCCGTCCTGGATGTCTCCGCCACGCCCGGATGGGTCTGCCTTTCCGACTCGGCCATCTGATCGGCCGTCTTAGTCAGGCTGAATGTTGAATTATTAAACCCGTAAATCCGTATGACGGCGGTTTTGTCCGGCGCGGTCGCCGTTATGCCGTCGCCGTTGGCGCTCTGCACTACGGTCCATTCGGCCGGTTCGTCAACCGCATAGCCGTACCTTGAATTTACGTACGAGGAATCGGCGCCGGCGGTTTCCGTCGTTCCG encodes:
- a CDS encoding glucosaminidase domain-containing protein; this translates as MTKGFFGKTILIAILAAVLLAFTGGAAGAANQYTTLTILRHNPGVSGAQLDDFVRHVHPESPLLPENNGGTSVGQLWVNAGLSNNIDPVYLMAHAMVESAWGNDQIAPYNIYGYGAYDSDPVGGAYHFTSYQDCIDKVSYWISRDYLTPGGGYYTQYGPTLQGMNVNYATSQTWRYTIADIMNSFASGWSSYGWPGFSNYPFPPTYGDYDATYKLIESRTINDASPEVFEARQTYELVVQVTNYGQFGWNAGGANPFYLGYYWTQNGAMVGAGNAAAWLPSDLYPGQTAFLKARVTAPQGSGNYKLVFDMSRQGILWFSHRWIPTLSIPSSVTKTHYDQTKFGAATSGDIALVDGSPAIFHFRPGTLIKGPAPDTTIYVTEFRGGIYFKRAFNNMTDFNTLGYHMEDLVYLSAADLGAYTTGSAVSTAAHPSGSLVKTASLSTIYFIEDSAGGALKRAIASATVFEANGFRWDRIETISDSEMANMYTAGNPVYLPSGKVIKGGGSSIYVVDIDSGAPQRRAVTSASVFTALGFRWEDVLTVSDAYLATYTEGTPVSSSATHPNGAIVKNAADPDSVYLIENGYKRKLGKYLYTDPYVSAFVSGFESSELTTVVKGSTINLPVTLKNNGYLPWPAAATSLSYQWIEVWSGTVTNGTTTAIGSDLQSGASATLTASVVAPAATGAYVLKWDVLKDGGWLSASGSPAAYYATTTARPKYPDGRLVKTASAPDVYLIDQGKKRPVTSGTVFSSNGFRWDRIHTVTATELAQYTTGELCQARPGTLIKGSSPAVYISDFSGGDQTKRAIGSAAVFTSLGLRWEDVRQLSDVEVASYINGPSLDSAAKHPNGMLVKTAGDPAVFLLEAGAKRAVASAATFNSNALRWDRVVTISTAEMNGYALGPTLQAAPGALIKGSSSTVYVSDINAGGTYEKRPINSITAFYALGLNFADLYVVPDSELGGYGNGAALE
- a CDS encoding NlpC/P60 family protein is translated as MATERLWNNVAKRTREPVRMMRRFVFGLVVAALFALLPAAPALASGYEARAQIVYFAMAQVGKPYSMDLDKRLGPNYYDCSGLCYMAYSHAGVYISNSILDFVAYPISEAELLPGDTVWQGYETRPGYEFPTGYHVGLYIGNGEVIHASSRRGVVREPLHAVPWDWYGRIPAYNWPDGDNSCAYAVNQGDIDTPDRMIGGRTYNATIRLQNKGTLTWRTGGANPVYVTSHWQNRSTGAVFDSVPTPKVRLPADAPFNSQIFANVQVVAPVEPGEYLLKYDLLHEGVGLFSTFFCKTLDIPVTVLPPMEYGDEPVVSVGAAELSGYTGGSDVRFRAGTLVKGSSSSVYVTEYLSGLYFRRVFPSAAVFDDLGYNWSDIITLSDADINGYIVGSSVTPGVHANGALIKTSTSPAVCVLDNLQKRPVSYASFIANDFRWDRIFTVSDSEMAIYATGAVFPMRAGTLVKGGSSVIYVTDINGSSPARRAITSAAIFNSLGYRWEDIMTVSDGELSSYTEGAPVSSSATHPNGAIVRNAADPDSVYLIEGGMKRKLAKYLYTDPYISAFVSGFESSELSTVVKGSTINLPVTLKNNGYLPWPAAVTSLSYQWIDVWSGTVTNGVTTAIGSDIPSGGSANLTATVVAPAATGTYVLKWDVLKDGGWLSASGSPAAYYATTTARPKYPDGRLVKTASAPDVYLIDQGKKRPVTSGTVFSSNGFRWDRIHTVTATELAQYTMGDLCQARPGTLIKGSSSAVYISDFSGGVQTKRAIGSAAVFTSLGLRWEDVRQLTDAEVSSYENVPSLDSAATHPNGMLVKVSGADAVYFLDQDKKRPIASGATFNSNALRWDRVVTISTSEMNGYEPGPTLQAAPGSLIKSPNSSTVYVSDINAGGTYEKRPINSITAFNALGLNFADLYVVPDSELGGYNNGAALE